The segment AGGACGTGTTCGTCGCCAATTGGGGCACCGCGGTCTCCAAGGACCCCTACGTCAAGTTCAGCTTCAAGGGCGCCCAGAAGGGCGACGAGCTCAAGATCTCCTGGACCGACAACAAGGGTGCGTCCGACGAGACCACCGCGAAGATCGCATGATGACGGCCCGAACCTACCTCCTGCTTGGCTCGTTAAGTGCCGCGCTCGTTGCGCTCGCGCTTGCGTCGCCGCGCGTGAGCGCCGCCGACAAGACCGATCCCGCGGCTGACGCCAAGGCGTTCCAGAATTTCTTCTTCCAGAAATTTCCGAACGTGAAGCACGATGATTTCGTCAACGGTCCTTATTCCATGAACGAGGACATGAAGCGGCAGTGGCAGGAGAAGGAAGAGTTTCCGCCTTACGAATTCGCGCTCGACGCCGGCAAGGAGATGTTCGCGACGCCGTTCAGGAACGGCAAGACCTATGCCGACTGCTTTCCGAACGGCGGCATCGGCATTCGCCAGAACTATCCTTATTTCGATACCAAGGAAGGCAAGGTCGTCACGCTGGAGCTCGCGCTCAACCGCTGCCGCGAGGCCAATGGCGAGGCGCCCTATTCCTACGTCAAGGACGAGATGGCCTCGCTGACGGCGTACATGGCGTTCACCTCGCGCGGCAAGCCTTTTGACATCAGGATTCCCGATGATCCGCGCGCGCTCGAAGCGTTCGAGAACGGCAAGCGCTATTTCTACACCCGCCGCGGCCAGATGAATTTCTCCTGCGCGAGCTGCCATGTGCAGAGCCCGGGCGAGCGCATCCGCGCCGAGATTTTGGCGCCGGCGCTCGGCATTCTGAACGCGATGCCGATCTACCGCTCCGAATGGAGCGGCATGGGCACGATCAGCCGCCGCTTCATCACCTGCAACAGCCAGACCCGCGCGGTTCCGCTGGAGCCGCAGGCGGACGAATACCGCGACGTCGAATATTTCCTCTCCTACGTCGCCAACGGCCTGCCGATTTCCGGCCCGGGAGCGCGGCCATGAGCACGACCATGAGCACGGCCATGAGCACGGCCATGAAGCGGTCACTTCCCCTCGCCATGCTGCTGGCCTTGAGCCTCGCGCCGGCGGCGCGCGCGGCGACGGAAGCAGACTACAAGGCCGCCTATGCTGCTGCGGAGGCTGCTTCCAGGGAGGCAGCCGGCATGCGCAATCAATGGACCACGACCGTCACGACCTTGGCGGCCGCCAAGAACGCCGCCGATGGCGGCAATTTCGACCAAGCCGTGGCCGCGGCAAAAGAGGCCGAGGCGCTGGCAAAGGCGTCGATTGTCCAAGCGACGTCTGAAAAAGAAGCCTGGAAGGCGATGGAAATCCGCTAGAATACAAGCAGTGGAACCGTCGAGCTGCCGTTGAGAGGCGCGGAGAAATTTGAGATGGCGATCCGCCGCCGCGATTTCCTGAAGAGCACAGCTGCCGCCGCCGCGTCGCTCGGCCTGCCGCGGCTCGCACGCGCGGCCGAGACCGCGAGCGTTTACGACATCGAGCGGTTCGGCAATGCGCGGATTCTGCATCTCACCGACACGCACGCGCAGCTCAATCCGGTCTATTTCCGCGAGCCGAGCGTCAATATCGGCATCGGCGAGATGGAGGGTCGGCCGCCGCATCTTGTGGGCCGCGCCTTCCTGGAGCGGTTCGGCATCCGGCCTGACAGTGCCGATGCCTATGCCTTCACCTGCTTCGAGTTCGAGAAGTCCGCAGGCCGCTTCGGCAAGCTCGGCGGCTTCGCGCATTTGAAGACGCTGATCGACCGGCTTCGCGGTGATGTCGGCGACAAGCATTCGCTGCTGGTCGACGGCGGCGATCTCTGGCAGGGCACGGGCCTTGCCACCCTCATGCAGGGCCGCGACATGGTCGAGGTCGCCAATCTGCTCGGCATCGAGGCGATGACCGGGCATTGGGAATTCACCTATGGCGAGCAGGTGCTGCGCGACAATCTCGAGCGCTTCAAGGGTGAATTCCTGGCGCAGAACGTCTTCCTGACCGAGGAGGCCGCGTTCAACGACGCCCCCGCCTTCGACAAGGCGACGGGGCGCGTCTTCAAGCCGTCGACGATCAGGGAGCTCGGCGGTTATCGAGTCGCGATCATCGGCCAGGCTTTTCCCTATGTGCCGATCGCGCATCCGAAGCGGTTCACGCCCGACTGGACTTTCGGCATCCGCGAGGAGGAATTGCAGAAACATGTCGACGCTCTGCGCGGCACCGACAAGGTCGAGGCGGTCATCCTGCTCTCGCACAACGGGATGGATGTCGACCTCAAGCTCGCAAGCCGCGTCACCGGCATCGACGTCATCCTCGGCGGCCATACCCATGACGCGGTGCCGCAGCCGATTGCGGTGAAGAACGCGAGCGGCACCACGCTCGTCACCAATGCCGGCTCCAACGGAAAATTTCTGGCCGTGCTCGACCTCGCGCTCGACAAGGGCAAGGTCAGCGACGTCAAATATCATCTGCTGCCGGTCTATTCCGAATTGCTGAAGCCCGATCCGGCGATGGCCGAGCTGATCGGCCGGCTGCGTGCGCCGCATGTGACGGACTGGTCAGAGAAGATCGCAACGCCCGACCGCCTGCTCTATCGCCGCGGTAATTTCTCCGGCCCCGTCGACGAGCTGATCTGCACGGCACTGCGCACCGAGCTCGACGCCGAGATCGCGCTCTCGCCGGGCTTTCGCTGGGGCCTCACCGCGCTGTCCGGCCAGCCGCTGACCATGGAGGACGTGCTCGCGGAAACCGCGATCACCTATCCCGAGACCTATGTGCAGGAGATCACCGGCGCAGAGATCAAGGACGTGCTCGAGGACATCTGCGACAATCTCTTCAACCCCGATCCCTATTACCAGCAGGGCGGTGACATGGTGCGGGCCGGCGGTCTCAGCTACACCTGCACGCCGACCGGCGCGATCGGCAGCCGCATCTCCGAGCTGAAGCTCGCCAATGGCAAGGCGATCAGTGCGAGCCACCGCTACAAGGTCGCGGGCTGGGCCTCCGTCAACGGCCAGCAGGGCGCGCCGGTGTGGGATGTCGTCGGCAAATATCTGCGCTCGGGCCGGATGATGCCGGAGCGGCTCGGCGCCGGCGTGACGTTGAAGGGCGTCGACAACAATCCGGGAATTTCAGGACAGGGATGACGCGCTTGCGGATGTTTCGCGTGACGATGCTGGCGACGCTCGCCTGCGCGTTGATCACGCCGGCGTTAGATCAGAAGGCTTGGGCGCAGCAGGTGCCGCTCCAGGACAAGCCGTTCGCCGAGCACAAAATCGTGCTGCAACTCTCCGACGGCGATGCGAAGAAGCAAGCGTTGGTGCTCAGCGTCGCCAACAATCTCCTCAAGGCCTACGATCCGGACAAGGTCGCGATCGAGGTGGTGGCATTCGGTCCCGGCATCGACCTGTTGCTTGCGGGCAGCGAGCGCCGCAAGCAGGTCGAGAGCCTGATCGCGCAGGGCGTGCGCTTCGACATCTGCCTGAACACGGTCGATACGGTCGAACGCGAGACGGGGAAGCGGCCGGAGTTCATTCCGTCCGCCACGCCCGTGCAGATGGGGGTCGGGCAGATCCTGTTCCTGACGGAGAACGGGTACACGCTGGTACGGCCGTAATCTTAGC is part of the Bradyrhizobium commune genome and harbors:
- the soxA gene encoding sulfur oxidation c-type cytochrome SoxA; this encodes MTARTYLLLGSLSAALVALALASPRVSAADKTDPAADAKAFQNFFFQKFPNVKHDDFVNGPYSMNEDMKRQWQEKEEFPPYEFALDAGKEMFATPFRNGKTYADCFPNGGIGIRQNYPYFDTKEGKVVTLELALNRCREANGEAPYSYVKDEMASLTAYMAFTSRGKPFDIRIPDDPRALEAFENGKRYFYTRRGQMNFSCASCHVQSPGERIRAEILAPALGILNAMPIYRSEWSGMGTISRRFITCNSQTRAVPLEPQADEYRDVEYFLSYVANGLPISGPGARP
- the soxB gene encoding thiosulfohydrolase SoxB; the encoded protein is MAIRRRDFLKSTAAAAASLGLPRLARAAETASVYDIERFGNARILHLTDTHAQLNPVYFREPSVNIGIGEMEGRPPHLVGRAFLERFGIRPDSADAYAFTCFEFEKSAGRFGKLGGFAHLKTLIDRLRGDVGDKHSLLVDGGDLWQGTGLATLMQGRDMVEVANLLGIEAMTGHWEFTYGEQVLRDNLERFKGEFLAQNVFLTEEAAFNDAPAFDKATGRVFKPSTIRELGGYRVAIIGQAFPYVPIAHPKRFTPDWTFGIREEELQKHVDALRGTDKVEAVILLSHNGMDVDLKLASRVTGIDVILGGHTHDAVPQPIAVKNASGTTLVTNAGSNGKFLAVLDLALDKGKVSDVKYHLLPVYSELLKPDPAMAELIGRLRAPHVTDWSEKIATPDRLLYRRGNFSGPVDELICTALRTELDAEIALSPGFRWGLTALSGQPLTMEDVLAETAITYPETYVQEITGAEIKDVLEDICDNLFNPDPYYQQGGDMVRAGGLSYTCTPTGAIGSRISELKLANGKAISASHRYKVAGWASVNGQQGAPVWDVVGKYLRSGRMMPERLGAGVTLKGVDNNPGISGQG
- a CDS encoding DsrE family protein yields the protein MLATLACALITPALDQKAWAQQVPLQDKPFAEHKIVLQLSDGDAKKQALVLSVANNLLKAYDPDKVAIEVVAFGPGIDLLLAGSERRKQVESLIAQGVRFDICLNTVDTVERETGKRPEFIPSATPVQMGVGQILFLTENGYTLVRP